In the genome of Candidatus Hydrogenedens sp., the window TGGGAGGCAGGAAAGGAGCAAAAAAAATAGCCGAACTATTAAAAGAACGGGGCATATCACCGGAATTTAGTCTGGATGAAGGCATGGCCGTTAATGAAGGAATTATTCCGGGAATAGACGGACCCGTGGCTCTTATCGGTATCGCGGAAAAAGGCTATTTATCCCTGGAACTATCTATATCCACACAGGGAGGACATTCCTCTACCCCGTCGGATGAAACATCTATCGGACTTCTTGCCTCTGCCATATGTAAGATAGAACAAAACCCTATGCCTGCCAAATTGGCAGGACCTATCCGCTGGATGTTAGAGGACCTTTCCCCTTACATGAGTTTCCCTATGCGAATGGTATGTGCCAATCTTTGGCTATTCGATAAGGTGTTAACACGCATTTTTGCAAGCATTCCCAGTGCCAACGCTGCCTTGCGAACTACTTTCGCACCTACCTTATTTCATGCTGGCGAAAAAGAAAATGTTTTACCTACCCATGCTTATGCGGTCGTTAATATTCGCATGCTATCCGGCGACACGACAGAAAAGGTAACAGAATATATTCGCAAAGTTGTAAATGATAAAAGAATAGAGATAAAAGAATTCTCTCCCGAAAAAACAGACGAAGCCAGCCCAATATCCGACCGAAATGCTGAAGGATACAAAGCCATTACCAATACAATTCATGAAGTATGGGGAGATATTCCTGTTGCCAGTGCTTTAACATTAGGGGGAACCGATTCAGTGAATTATGTCGGCGTAGTAAAAAACCTTTATCGTTTCCAGCCATTAAAATTTACAAAAGAGGATTTAGAACTTATTCATGGCACCAACGAACGCCTACATATAGATAATTATGTCAAGGGAATAGAATTTTTTATCCGCCTCCTCAAAAATGTCGGAAAATAAATTTTTCGCTCCGTTTTATTCCCTTGTTCTTTTTTTATTTGCATGTTATGCCACTATTCAGTAAAATGTTAGATGAAAGAGAAATAACCCATAATAGAAGGAGAAACGCTATGAAGTATTTCTTACACAGACAAAATCTGATGTTGTTCGCTATCGCATTGTTTTGTGCTACCGTGCTGTCTGTATCTGTTTCTGCAAAAAATCTGGCAGAAAGTCTTGCTGATGTTAAAAATTACACAGCACATCGTATATCCAGTTATGACCGCACAGGAGGTAATGCAGATGGAATGCAGGAACAACCTATTGCCATAGGTGAAACAAGGACATTAGCAAAAATTGAAGGGGCAGGTGCTATTACTCATATCTGGGTAACTATTGCAAGTAAGGATAAATATCACTTAAAAAATTTGGTATTGCGTATGTATTGGGATGGTGAGGCAAATCCTTCTGTGGAATCTCCCATAGGAGATTTCTTTGGGCTGGGACATGGCGAATACTATACATTTAGCAGTTACCCTATACAAATAGGGACATCCAACGCCCTTAATTGTTTCTGGTATATGCCTTTTGAAAAAGGGGCAGTTGTTACCATTACCAATGAGGGAACGGATGTTTGTCGTGCTTTTTATTACTATATTGATTACAGAAAATTAGAAACCCTTGATACACCCCTTCGTTTCCATGCACATTATAGACAGGAATATCCTTGCACGGCAGGCAAAAATTATACTTTCCTTGAAGCAAAGGGAATGGGACATTATGTGGGCGTGAGTTTGTCCATTCATAATCGTGCAGATGGTTGGTGGGGAGAAGGTGATGATATGTTCTTTGTTGATGGTGAAAAAGAACCTTCCTTGCATGGGACAGGTTCCGAGGATTATTTCTGTGGTGCATGGTGTTATGGCCCTGCATTTAGTTATCTTTTCTTTGGTTGCCCTCTTCGTGGAGAACATAAAAGAGGTGAGAAGTGGAATGTTTATCGTTTCCATTTACTCGACCCAGTGCCTTTCAAAAAATCCATTGTCGTCAATATAGAGCACGGTCATGCGAACGACCGCTCGGATGATTTCAGTTCTGTTGCCTACTGGTATCAAACGGAACCACATGTCCCCTTTGAACCATTACCCCCTGCTGAAAAACGAATCCCGGAGCAAGTAGAACCCAATCCAGTGCACATAGAACCCGGTGCTATGGAATTAGAAGATGGTTTAATTCCCTTCCAGACTGCTGATGGTTCTGTTGTTGAACAGGATTTGGGTAGTTTTGGAAATGAATGGAGCAATGGCAAACAATTATGGTTTACACCGGAAGGTCCCAGAAATTACTCTGCCACTGTAGATGTTCCTTCGGATATGGCAGGAGAGAAAAAAGTAACGCTCTGGTATACCAAAGCCCCAGATTATGGACAGGTGCAATTGTGGGTTAACCAGCAAAAGGTAGCAGAGTGGGACGGTTATAATGAGGAAAAAGTTGTACGAGCCTCGATTCAATTCACCGTAAAATTAGTAGAAGGTGCAAATACCCTTGAATTGAGAATCGTAGGCAAGAACGAAAAATCTACCAATTATATGGCAGGTTTAGATTGCATTAAAGTTGAATAGTTTTAAATTTTTAGAAAGGTATCTTTTGTTGTTTCCAGAAGATACCTTTCTCCTTTTGCAAGAAACGATAGGCTCTCATAAGGTTATTTATATGGGCAAAAAAAGGATAATAGTTGCTGGGGGTGTGGTTGTTGATACGCAAAACAGGGTGCTTTTGTTAGAACGAGATGTCGTGAGAAATAATAAATATACCCATGAGGTGCGTCTACCCAAAGGGCATGTAGATACGGGGGAATCGCATGAAAAATGTGCCCGTCGAGAGGTAGGAGAGGAAAGTGGATATTGGGAGACCGAAATTATTGCAGATTTAGGATATGACTTGAGTGAGTTTGAATATAAAGGAAAAAATATAATACGAACCGAGCATTATTTCCTTATGAGAGCAGACCCTGACAAGAAAGGAAATCCTACTCCTGTGGGGGAAGAGGAAACCCTTTTTCGTCCTATATGGGTACCCATAGATACTGCAGAAACGATGATGACTTATCCATCGGAAAGGCATTTTATCCGTCGTGCTAAAGAATGGTTGAAAGGACAATCTGACAAGTCCGACTTGGCCAGCCCGTTAAATTAAAATACCATCTTCCCAGCCTAATTTAACCAGTTCTATACGGTTTTCATCTGCATTTCCCAAATGATATTTATCCTGGGCTACCTGTATATGGTGAGGAGAAACATCAAAAGGTTGTTCATTGCCAAAATATTGCAATCGTTTCGCTTTTAATATTCGTAACCCTGTGGCATCACAAGCAACCGGGTCCGTACCGATAACTAACCCCTGATAATTCCATGTATACTCTTTATTATAATGATGAGGTCCTTTCCCGTGGAACAAAGGGGTAATCATAACGAGAATATTAAGTCGTGTTTTCCCTTTGACAATAGGCAAGTCCCATAATCCCG includes:
- a CDS encoding M20 family peptidase, whose translation is MKRYFVRTVQVAFLFILILVCVVLVRTELARWKKAAPVQKKEPISLSDKQEYAQHLGKALTFKTISYQEEKDNEWEEYKNFIKYLEETFPQVHSTLKRDIVNEHSLLFTWEGKNPSLSPALFLAHYDVVPVEEGTESQWKYPPFGGVVAEGYIWGRGAIDVKCSVIALLESVNYWLQQGYQPERTLLFAFGHDEEVGGRKGAKKIAELLKERGISPEFSLDEGMAVNEGIIPGIDGPVALIGIAEKGYLSLELSISTQGGHSSTPSDETSIGLLASAICKIEQNPMPAKLAGPIRWMLEDLSPYMSFPMRMVCANLWLFDKVLTRIFASIPSANAALRTTFAPTLFHAGEKENVLPTHAYAVVNIRMLSGDTTEKVTEYIRKVVNDKRIEIKEFSPEKTDEASPISDRNAEGYKAITNTIHEVWGDIPVASALTLGGTDSVNYVGVVKNLYRFQPLKFTKEDLELIHGTNERLHIDNYVKGIEFFIRLLKNVGK
- a CDS encoding NUDIX domain-containing protein produces the protein MGKKRIIVAGGVVVDTQNRVLLLERDVVRNNKYTHEVRLPKGHVDTGESHEKCARREVGEESGYWETEIIADLGYDLSEFEYKGKNIIRTEHYFLMRADPDKKGNPTPVGEEETLFRPIWVPIDTAETMMTYPSERHFIRRAKEWLKGQSDKSDLASPLN
- a CDS encoding DUF2961 domain-containing protein, which encodes MKYFLHRQNLMLFAIALFCATVLSVSVSAKNLAESLADVKNYTAHRISSYDRTGGNADGMQEQPIAIGETRTLAKIEGAGAITHIWVTIASKDKYHLKNLVLRMYWDGEANPSVESPIGDFFGLGHGEYYTFSSYPIQIGTSNALNCFWYMPFEKGAVVTITNEGTDVCRAFYYYIDYRKLETLDTPLRFHAHYRQEYPCTAGKNYTFLEAKGMGHYVGVSLSIHNRADGWWGEGDDMFFVDGEKEPSLHGTGSEDYFCGAWCYGPAFSYLFFGCPLRGEHKRGEKWNVYRFHLLDPVPFKKSIVVNIEHGHANDRSDDFSSVAYWYQTEPHVPFEPLPPAEKRIPEQVEPNPVHIEPGAMELEDGLIPFQTADGSVVEQDLGSFGNEWSNGKQLWFTPEGPRNYSATVDVPSDMAGEKKVTLWYTKAPDYGQVQLWVNQQKVAEWDGYNEEKVVRASIQFTVKLVEGANTLELRIVGKNEKSTNYMAGLDCIKVE